From the genome of Arthrobacter sp. ERGS1:01:
CGTAGCCGATCACGGAACCATCGATCCAGACCACGCCGTCGTCGAGGGTTTCCAGGTGGTTCAGGCAACGCAGCAGGGTGCTCTTGCCGCCGCCGGAGGGGCCCAGGATGCACAGCACTTCGCCGTCGTTGACGTCCAGGTCCACGCCCTTGAGGACCTGGTTGCCGTTGAACGTCTTGTGGATGTTGATGGCCTTGACAACCGTTGTCATCACTTCTCCTCCACTGCCGCGGCGCGTGCCGTACGTGAGAAACCAAAGTTGAACTTGAATTTTGCCCGGCCGCCGCCGTGGGCCACGCCCCGGCCGTAGTGCCGTTCGATGTAGAACTGGAAGATGTTCAGCACCGTGGTGCCCAGCAGGTACCAGACGGCACAGACCAGCAGCAGTTCAATGACGGCGCCATTGACGAAGTAGACCTGCTGCGCGGCGTTGAGCATTTCCGTGTAGGAGATGGCGGTGGCCAGGGAGGAGAACTTGAGCATGCCGATGGCGGAGTTGCCCATGGGCGGGATGATCAGGCGCATGGTCTGCGGCAGGATGATCCGGCGCAGCGTCTGGAAGCGGGACATGCCGATGGTCTGCGCGGCCTCGGTTTGGCCATGGTCCACGGAGCTGATGCCGCCGCGGACCACCTCGGTCATGTAGGCGCCCTCGTTGATGCCCAGGCCCAGCAGGGCGGCCACGAACGGGGTGACCACGTCCACCGTGCGGGCCTCCCACAGCCCCGGGATGGAAAGCGTGGGGAAGACCAGGGCGATGTTGAACCAGATCAGCAGCTGCAGCAGCACCGGCGTTCCACGGAAGATCCACACGTACAGCCACGCCACGAACCGGGTCACCGGGTTGGTGGACAGGCGCATCACGGCGAACATGGTGCCGAGCCCCACGGCCAGGATCATGGCCAGGAACGAGATGAGCAGGGTGTTGGCAAAGCCGCGCAGGATCACCTCGGCCGTGAGGAACTTGCCCACCACGTCCCAGCGGATCTGGCCGTCGGCAAAGGCCTTGACCAAAAGTGCCAGGAGAACGACGACGACCACTCCGGCCAGCCACTGTCCCGGGTGTTTCAGCCGAACAATCTTGTAGCTTCGCTGCTGCAAAGCCTCCGCTGCGACGCGCGAGACGTCGGGGGCTGCTTGAGAAAGCATTGGCATGGCCCTCATCTTGAAAGTTGTATGGTCAGGTGTACAACTTCAAATTAGAGTGATGCGGGGCACATGTCAAGACGGGTCCACGATTGTTTCTTGAGCTTCTTCTCGAGGGCACGGCCCCGGCACTGGGGCGTCTTAGCGCCGCCGGCGCCCCGCCCACAGCCCGTAGAGCAGCGGAAGCACCGAGCCGATCATCAGCACGTTGCCGAGCACCAGGTCACTCCCCCGGACCACGGCGCCCGCGATGAGCACGGCGCCGAAGATCAGCGCGGCGACCGCTCGCCGGGCCGTGCGGTTCAACCGGGCCAGCTGCCGCTCCAGGCGTGGGTTGGCCACCTGCAGCGAACCCTCATCGATCCGGGTAAGCAGTCCGTCCAGGCGTTTCGGCAGACGCAAGGCAACCGAAGCGACGTCAAGCACTTGAGAGCCCAGATCCTTCACAAGGTTGCCGCGCTCATCGCGCAGCAGCTGCGCCGCGTATGGCTCCACCGAGTCCCACAGGTTAAATTTGGGGTCCAGTGAACTGCACACGCCCGAGGTCAGGGACATGGCGCGGATGATGAGCAGGAAGTTCTCCGGCAGCTGGAACGGCAGCGAGCGGACCACATCGCCGAACTCCAACCCAAAATCGCGGAACTCCCGCGGGTCCACGTCGCGCAGTTCGGCGAAACCCATCCCGCCAAATCGGCCAAAGAGGTGCGTCATGGCCCGCTCCAACGCGGCGGTGTCCGCCGTCGGCACCAGCACGCCAATGTCGCTGATGGCGGCCACCAGGCCCTTGCCGTCACGCGCTGCGGCGGCGATCAGCAGCTTTCGCAGCCCGCTGCGGGTCTTGGGCGGCACCTCGCCCATCATGCCAAAGTCGATGAACGTCAGCTTCCACGGATGCTCCGCCGATGCATCGGAAACAGGGGTGATGAAGATATTGCCCGGATGCGGATCGGCATGAAAAAAACCGTTCGTGAACAACTGGTCGAACATGACCGACGCGAACACCGGAGCCACTTCCGCCGGGTCGATCCCCGCGGCCCGCAGCGCCTGCGCATCCGTGATCTTGATGGCCGTGACATCTTCCAGGGTCAGCACGCGGCGGGTGGTTCGCTCCCAGACGACGACGGGCACGGCCACCCGGCCGTCGTCGTCGAAGTCGGCGGCAAAGCGCTCCGCACTCGCCGCCTCATGCAGGTAGTCGATCTCCTCGAGGCTCGTCGCCGCAAACTCCTTGACCAGGGCGGGCACGTCGGCGCGCGAGGACACAATGCGGATGCGGCTGAGCCAGCCGCCCACCTTGCGCAGCGCGGCCAGGTCGACGTCGACAATTGCGTTGATGCCCGGCCGCTGCACCTTCACCACCACGTTGCTGAGGCCGACGTCGGCGGCATTGCCGGGAAGGAGCTGGGCCCGGTGCGCCTGCCCCAGGGACGCGGCGGCGATCGGGATCTCCTCGACCGAGGCGAACACCGCCTCCAGCGGAGCACCGAACTCCGATTCGGCCAGGGCCCGGATCGCGGGGAACGGCACGGGCGGCACCTCGTCCTGCAGCCCTTCGAGTTCGGCGGTGATTTCCGGCGGGAGCACGTCGAGCCGGGACGACATGAACTGGCCCACCTTGATCATCAGCCCACCCAGTTCCACCGCCAGCACATGGAAGCGCTGCGCGAAGCGGCGCATCCGCTTGGACCGGTTGCGATCGGCAATCCTGCGCAGCCCGAAGCGTGGCAGGGCCAGCTCAAACCACCAGGTCACCGCCAGATGCCACGCGGCAAAGCGCAGGATCCGGCGGTACCGGGCACGGGTGTCCCGCGCCCCGGGCACCGGATCCGCCCGGGCGCCTTGAACCGATGCCACCTAGCTCAGTCCTGGGCGAGGATCGCGTACAGCCGGCGCCGTGCCTCATCGAGCACCGCCACTGCCTCCTCCACCTGCTTCGACGTTCCTGTGCGGCCCACCTGCGCCGCCGCCTGGGCCAGCTCCATCCCGGCCTTGGGCAGGGCGGCGAACCCCTTGCCCGACGTCGGACCGGCCGGGTCCCAGGGCGCGGACGCCTCGGCTGTCGCGGCTTCCTCGCGGCCGGCGTCGGTCAGCGAGTAGATCTTGCGGCCGTTGGATTCCTCGGCCAGGATGAGTCCCTCGTCGGCCAGCAACTGCAGGGTTGGGTAGACGGAGCCGGCGCTGGGTTTCCAGTTGCCGCCGCTGCGCTCCTCGATCTCCCGGATGATCTGGTAGCCGTGCATGGGCTGCTCCGCGAGCAGGGCCAGCACCGCCGTCCGCAGCTCGCCCCGGCCCGCCCGGGTGCCGGAGCGCTTGTCGAACCGGGTCCGGAACTCCTCAACGGCCTGCCAAACGCCGTCCAGGTTGTTGCCCATGAATCCGCCTGCGGGGAATGAATCATGCATTTTGCTCACCTCGGTTGATCGCGAACGATACTAAACGATAGTTAAAGATATACGCCCGTACGGCAGCAAAAACAATGGTTTCGGAGGCAGCGTCCGGGTGCCATTCCAGACACCGGCTGACCAGGCGCGACCGGTGCCGCAACCGTGAAAACGGTGAATCCGTCCAGTTTGCTGCTTCGCGGGGACCCGGACGCCGGCCTTGGGAAGGCTGCGCACCTCCCCGCATTATGCTCGTTTCATGTCTTTTGATGTTGCGCCCACCGCTCCAGCGCGAACCCAGGTGATGCGGTCCTTCGCGGCAGCGTGGAGCCTGCTACGGCGCCGGCTGCTCCTGGTCATCGTGGCCACCGTGGCAACGCAGGGCGTCTATGCCTGGGCGGTGCTGCCGCTGGTCCTGCTGCTTTTCCAGGCCGCGCTCGGGGTGGCCGGCGTCGACGGGCTGAGCCAGGCGAGCCTGCCCGGCCTGCTCGGCAATCCGCTCGCACTGCTGACGCTGATCCTGGCCGTTCTGCTGGCCACGTTTTTCGCGTTGCTGGAAATTTGCGTCTTCACGGTCATTGCCCAACTCTGCTTCCGTGGAGAAGCACCCTCGATGCCGGCCATCCTCCGCGGCTTGGCCGGGATCGGGCGACGCGCCATGAGCTGGCAGATCGTCCTGTTCGCCGGCTATGCACTCCTGGTCATTCCGCTGTCCCACGTGGGCGTCGGATCGGCGCTGACGTCCCATATCGCCATTCCAAAGTTCGTCAGCGGCGAGATCACCAAGACCGTTCCGGGCTCCATCGGCTACGCCGCAATCGTCGTTGTCCTTGTCTATCTGGGCCTGCGGCTGGCAGGGACGCCGGCGGCGCTCAGCGGCGGGCAGGGCACCGTCCTGCGGGCCATGCGGCGGAGCATGGCGTTGACGAAGCGCACGCAGATCTACATTGCCTTGGTGGTCCTCGCGGTGGGCGCGGCCGCCGTCGTGGTGTTCTTTGTTGCCGCACTGCTTGGCACGGTGCCGGTGGCCCTTGCGCCGAACGCCACCACAGGCAGCCACGTCGCGGGGAGCATGCTGGCGGTCCTCACCCTCGTGCAGTTCATCGGCACTGGGATTGCGGCTGCGTTCCTCGCATTCTTCTTTGTGGCCCTGCTGCACGGTGGCCGGGTGTCGCCGTCGTACAGGGTGCCCGTGCGCGACAGGGCTTCACGGGTGGCGGCGGGAGTGGTCCTCACGCTCTTCGTGCTCCTTGCCGCCCCGCCGACCGTCTACGCGACCATGGCCGCGCAACCGTCTGCGGCCCCGCTCGTCATCGCGCACCGCGGCTACACCGCCGGCGGCGTCGAGAACACCATCCAGTCGCTCCGTGCGGCGGCGGCCGCGGGGGCCGACGTCGTCGAGATGGACATCCAGGAGACGGCGGACCAAAAGTTTGTGGTGATCCACGACGTCGGCCTGCAGCGCCTGGCCGGGGATCCGCGCAGCGTGTACCAACTCACCCAGGCCGAGGCGGCGGGCATCGTGGTCAGGCAGGGCGGGTTCAGCGGTCATATCCCCACCCTTGAGGAATATCTGAAGACGGCCGACGAGCTCGGGATCCGCGTATTGGTCGAGGTGAAGCCGCACGGCCACGAGGCTCCGGGCTTCGCGCAGCGTGTTGTTGACGTGATGGACCGCCTGGATCCCCAGCACCGGCACATGATCCAATCGCTGAACACGGGCGTCGTGGATGCGATCGTCAGGGCCGACCCCACCCGCGCCGTCGTCCTCGTGACCGGTTTCCAGATCGGCAATGCGCCGCGGACCACGACGGGCGGCGTCGCCATCGAGGACTGGTCCTACTCCGACGAGATGCTGGTCAGCCTCCACAACCAGGGAAAGAAGCTGTTCGTCTGGACCATCAACGACCCCACCCTCATCAGCGATTACCTGGGCCGGGGCGTGGATGGGATCATCACGGACAGCGTCGCCGAGGCCATCACGACCCGCCATCTCAATGAGACCATCAAGAACTCTGTATCCCGGTACCTCGACAGTGCCATCAGGCAGATCAAACCGCAGTAACGTTTACCGCTTTTGTGCGCGTGTCCGCCCCCGCTTAGCGGGCCACGGCGCGCTTGGCCGCGCTGCGGTGCTCCATCCATTCCACCGTGTGTGCCCAGTGCGGCG
Proteins encoded in this window:
- a CDS encoding amino acid ABC transporter permease, with amino-acid sequence MPMLSQAAPDVSRVAAEALQQRSYKIVRLKHPGQWLAGVVVVVLLALLVKAFADGQIRWDVVGKFLTAEVILRGFANTLLISFLAMILAVGLGTMFAVMRLSTNPVTRFVAWLYVWIFRGTPVLLQLLIWFNIALVFPTLSIPGLWEARTVDVVTPFVAALLGLGINEGAYMTEVVRGGISSVDHGQTEAAQTIGMSRFQTLRRIILPQTMRLIIPPMGNSAIGMLKFSSLATAISYTEMLNAAQQVYFVNGAVIELLLVCAVWYLLGTTVLNIFQFYIERHYGRGVAHGGGRAKFKFNFGFSRTARAAAVEEK
- a CDS encoding ABC1 kinase family protein; this encodes MASVQGARADPVPGARDTRARYRRILRFAAWHLAVTWWFELALPRFGLRRIADRNRSKRMRRFAQRFHVLAVELGGLMIKVGQFMSSRLDVLPPEITAELEGLQDEVPPVPFPAIRALAESEFGAPLEAVFASVEEIPIAAASLGQAHRAQLLPGNAADVGLSNVVVKVQRPGINAIVDVDLAALRKVGGWLSRIRIVSSRADVPALVKEFAATSLEEIDYLHEAASAERFAADFDDDGRVAVPVVVWERTTRRVLTLEDVTAIKITDAQALRAAGIDPAEVAPVFASVMFDQLFTNGFFHADPHPGNIFITPVSDASAEHPWKLTFIDFGMMGEVPPKTRSGLRKLLIAAAARDGKGLVAAISDIGVLVPTADTAALERAMTHLFGRFGGMGFAELRDVDPREFRDFGLEFGDVVRSLPFQLPENFLLIIRAMSLTSGVCSSLDPKFNLWDSVEPYAAQLLRDERGNLVKDLGSQVLDVASVALRLPKRLDGLLTRIDEGSLQVANPRLERQLARLNRTARRAVAALIFGAVLIAGAVVRGSDLVLGNVLMIGSVLPLLYGLWAGRRRR
- a CDS encoding PadR family transcriptional regulator, whose amino-acid sequence is MHDSFPAGGFMGNNLDGVWQAVEEFRTRFDKRSGTRAGRGELRTAVLALLAEQPMHGYQIIREIEERSGGNWKPSAGSVYPTLQLLADEGLILAEESNGRKIYSLTDAGREEAATAEASAPWDPAGPTSGKGFAALPKAGMELAQAAAQVGRTGTSKQVEEAVAVLDEARRRLYAILAQD
- a CDS encoding glycerophosphoryl diester phosphodiesterase membrane domain-containing protein; the encoded protein is MSFDVAPTAPARTQVMRSFAAAWSLLRRRLLLVIVATVATQGVYAWAVLPLVLLLFQAALGVAGVDGLSQASLPGLLGNPLALLTLILAVLLATFFALLEICVFTVIAQLCFRGEAPSMPAILRGLAGIGRRAMSWQIVLFAGYALLVIPLSHVGVGSALTSHIAIPKFVSGEITKTVPGSIGYAAIVVVLVYLGLRLAGTPAALSGGQGTVLRAMRRSMALTKRTQIYIALVVLAVGAAAVVVFFVAALLGTVPVALAPNATTGSHVAGSMLAVLTLVQFIGTGIAAAFLAFFFVALLHGGRVSPSYRVPVRDRASRVAAGVVLTLFVLLAAPPTVYATMAAQPSAAPLVIAHRGYTAGGVENTIQSLRAAAAAGADVVEMDIQETADQKFVVIHDVGLQRLAGDPRSVYQLTQAEAAGIVVRQGGFSGHIPTLEEYLKTADELGIRVLVEVKPHGHEAPGFAQRVVDVMDRLDPQHRHMIQSLNTGVVDAIVRADPTRAVVLVTGFQIGNAPRTTTGGVAIEDWSYSDEMLVSLHNQGKKLFVWTINDPTLISDYLGRGVDGIITDSVAEAITTRHLNETIKNSVSRYLDSAIRQIKPQ